The window GGTAAAGCACAATCGGATGTCTGTAGCGAAACCATTGGATATCCATCTATCCCTTAACCAGGACAGGATAGAAGTGAGCAATTCAATAAATGCCCGGGAGCAACATGAACCGTCAACAGGGATTGGGCTGGATAATATAAGGAAGCGGATAGCCTTTAGCAATTCACAACCATTGACTATAGAAACAACAAACAATATTTTTAAAGTAACTGTTCCCTTAACAAGAAACAAAATCATATGAAAGTAGTGATCATAGAAGACGAGCAACTCACGGCCCAAAGACTGGAAATTTTACTGAAGAAATGTGATCCGTCAATAGAGGTTTTATGTATACTGCCTTCTGTTGGGGAAGCCGTTGCCTGGTTCAAGAACAATGTGGATCCTGACCTGGTTCTGATGGACATTCACCTTGAGGACGGCCAGTGTTTCAGCATATTTGAGCAGATCAACCTTGACCTGCCCGTGATCTTTACCACCGCTTATGATGAATATATGATCAAGGCATTTAAGGTCAACAGCATTGATTACCTCATGAAACCCATCAACCAGGAAGAATTGGCTCAAGCCCTTGAGAAATTCAGGAAGTTACATGGAAGGAAGGAGAATAATGGATTCGACCAACTTTTACAAAGCCTTCAAAAACCGGGAACTGAATATAAGTCCAGGTTTATGGTAGCTATAGGATCGCGGCTAAAGACAATTGAAACCTCATC is drawn from Flavihumibacter rivuli and contains these coding sequences:
- a CDS encoding LytR/AlgR family response regulator transcription factor encodes the protein MKVVIIEDEQLTAQRLEILLKKCDPSIEVLCILPSVGEAVAWFKNNVDPDLVLMDIHLEDGQCFSIFEQINLDLPVIFTTAYDEYMIKAFKVNSIDYLMKPINQEELAQALEKFRKLHGRKENNGFDQLLQSLQKPGTEYKSRFMVAIGSRLKTIETSSIRYFYSADKVTFLVTTDNQRFPIDYSLDKLTGLIDPSVFYRINRQMFVSLPGISNIHVYPKGRIRLDLDPPMKEEVFVSLDKVVEFKEWLGK